A single window of Herpetosiphon gulosus DNA harbors:
- a CDS encoding phospholipase D-like domain-containing protein: protein MARSTSTTKLKPWQIVVILVIAGLVYAYQAGYFDRWLGRTSVEPTSVAGPTTPTNPPTMADPNNVIAALDPDKAYVAEGAWYQVFFTRPSYPEKAAGRKGGVDAVMIADIDAAKSTIYIASFDFDLELMTDALIRAKKRKVKVQLVVDDENLASPEVAETTGRLEAAKIPITWDERSAFMHNKIVVIDDTIVWTGSMNLVVNDVYRNNNNMIRSTIPELVANYRQRFLDMFAGKMGGKAPKNTPNPVIKLAGGVQIETYFSPVDKPRSKIVNYIKKAKQSVNVLAFSFTDDDTAQALIDRHEAGLEVQVVMESRNAEGLGSEFGILEDAGIPVLRDANCYILHNKTIVIDEKIVITGSYNFTAAAENNNDENLLIITDPDLARHYLAEFDRLYAQAENPAGCGR from the coding sequence ATGGCGCGTAGTACATCGACCACGAAGCTCAAGCCTTGGCAAATTGTCGTGATCCTGGTGATTGCTGGGTTGGTTTATGCCTATCAGGCGGGCTATTTTGATCGTTGGCTGGGCCGTACTAGCGTTGAGCCAACCAGCGTGGCTGGGCCAACGACACCCACAAATCCACCAACAATGGCCGATCCCAATAATGTGATCGCGGCGCTTGATCCAGATAAAGCCTATGTCGCCGAAGGAGCCTGGTATCAGGTGTTTTTTACCCGCCCAAGTTACCCTGAAAAAGCAGCTGGACGTAAAGGCGGGGTTGATGCGGTGATGATTGCCGATATTGATGCAGCCAAAAGCACAATTTATATTGCATCGTTCGATTTTGATTTAGAATTAATGACCGATGCCTTGATTCGTGCCAAAAAGCGTAAAGTCAAAGTTCAACTGGTGGTTGATGATGAAAATTTGGCTTCACCGGAAGTTGCTGAAACGACTGGACGTTTGGAAGCAGCCAAAATCCCAATTACGTGGGATGAGCGTTCAGCATTTATGCACAACAAAATCGTGGTAATTGACGATACAATTGTTTGGACTGGCTCGATGAATTTGGTTGTGAACGATGTTTATCGTAATAACAATAATATGATTCGTTCAACCATACCAGAGCTGGTTGCCAATTATCGCCAACGCTTTCTCGATATGTTTGCTGGCAAGATGGGTGGCAAAGCTCCCAAAAATACGCCTAATCCAGTAATTAAATTGGCTGGTGGAGTGCAGATCGAAACCTATTTTTCACCAGTTGATAAGCCGCGCTCCAAAATCGTCAATTATATTAAAAAAGCCAAGCAATCGGTGAATGTACTTGCATTTTCATTTACCGATGATGATACCGCCCAAGCCTTGATCGATCGTCATGAGGCTGGCTTGGAGGTTCAAGTCGTGATGGAGTCACGCAATGCTGAAGGCCTTGGCTCTGAATTTGGTATTTTGGAAGATGCTGGAATTCCAGTTTTACGTGACGCTAATTGTTATATTTTACATAATAAGACAATTGTAATCGACGAAAAGATTGTGATTACTGGCTCATATAATTTTACTGCGGCGGCTGAAAATAATAACGATGAAAATTTATTGATTATTACTGATCCCGATTTGGCTCGCCATTATTTGGCTGAATTTGATCGGCTGTATGCCCAAGCCGAAAATCCTGCTGGTTGTGGCCGTTAG